One segment of Candidatus Poribacteria bacterium DNA contains the following:
- a CDS encoding TetR/AcrR family transcriptional regulator — protein MGIKERKAREKEQLRQQILSAARELFVNEGYENVSMRKIASKIEYSPTTIYLYFTDKADLLDSVCKETLLNLLNTLEQLRRDNTDPVETLRKSGRAYIEFGLKYPQDYKLTFVIRPQFQKGLGLQEGSVGEKVFDYLRAMVSECIQQKLFRQADVETTGQVLWSAVHGVTLLLIDFPDFPWTEKDELIDTVIHTTIEGLKA, from the coding sequence ATGGGTATTAAAGAACGGAAAGCAAGGGAAAAAGAGCAGTTACGACAGCAAATTCTTTCTGCAGCGCGGGAGTTGTTCGTCAATGAGGGTTATGAGAACGTCTCCATGCGAAAGATTGCCAGCAAGATCGAATACTCACCAACAACGATCTACCTTTATTTTACAGACAAGGCAGATCTTTTAGATTCGGTTTGCAAAGAAACACTCTTGAACCTGTTGAACACGCTTGAGCAACTAAGAAGAGATAACACCGACCCCGTCGAGACGCTGAGAAAAAGTGGACGAGCCTATATCGAGTTCGGTCTAAAATACCCGCAAGATTACAAACTGACGTTTGTTATCCGTCCACAGTTCCAGAAGGGTTTGGGTTTGCAAGAGGGGTCGGTTGGCGAAAAGGTATTTGATTACTTGCGAGCAATGGTCTCTGAATGTATCCAACAGAAGCTATTCCGGCAGGCGGATGTCGAAACCACAGGTCAGGTGCTGTGGTCAGCGGTTCACGGTGTCACACTACTCCTAATTGATTTCCCAGATTTCCCTTGGACTGAGAAAGACGAATTGATTGACACAGTAATTCACACAACAATTGAGGGTTTGAAGGCATAA